From Homalodisca vitripennis isolate AUS2020 chromosome 1, UT_GWSS_2.1, whole genome shotgun sequence, the proteins below share one genomic window:
- the LOC124358031 gene encoding MOG interacting and ectopic P-granules protein 1 isoform X2, whose protein sequence is MASTVSENGDTREELAQSTENSGLKVNGEVNGSYEEPMEVDDDCPVKSVKKVNSSDINCISETAESDSHSESDLNQQKNSVSEDSIAEINTEVESEVPEVDEATSSNGYGEQHEESKNEEEEEENTLEEKLEGSDDRNMENSEGNVEDEDVMLMEEDEPQDPLAADTNSVEEADEVNIKDTVMESSDNEHIDSEENDPFAAENDQSESLENNENYNNEDEKTEDLSKKHDNNEKNKNSEEESKKMNTEESPETEENSEKIETEKVEEDKEDDKNEDSFDKSKSEEDSEKTPEKGKKKKIQQQPINITPRRSSRNVNKPKTYINEPDIKGNSIPAKKASSDDPDIEEIVPQDPLAMDSPVSDKKNKKTVVVNDPKRLVEIASGNKQSQPGKKEPTLVIIDTNSILSGRGPVPVSPSPPLAHSSNVASSSRTQGYSVLPMALPAQGMYPQAIRHSQMKPVVMPQGNLPVTPPPSSQKPPVILPSLTDDMYVVEAPSFIVPYVYEKPPIKPLKNFVDQVEQAIKEIKAQLEKEKVKEEDNKKGDDSKTNDESDKKGEDKDEKDENVDKEASKEEKEVKEDKEEKMEVDSEETKTSKDGEGSVSTDDKETKDSEKTTEAKSAESKTDCEKLGEDVKSEEGEKTKKQSNSYFDNPLGKFFIQIGVNLVQEHVQTDLLRSQKRKKEREGSKCTPEVQQAMNSLIRSLEFSKETNEPFKLELKKCEFCSFKTESALVMAHHLETPHMRNYVYRCNFCPLEVRSPHDILYHMEAEHNVRGRLERAPAFHQCPSCPFEDNQKGKLSRHLLSCAKKYRPERNQEPPLDFEPPAKIPRVSRNRPTMSPGTPVYQAAMSGLKQGPGHPLLPKLVPAPTPPGLIRGRGRPQMINRYLGDMRSPALAAQQKAMAAQMRPGMIYRPSGSNAQPQVLLPASYQLAGTQLYQVSNHSRGLGSAPSLVLPAQNAAAVASKAAAAAAAASVPAVGATTAKLLQQPSISITPLPRQAPPPPAPSHPSPPTNKPGRPAGGSKATFVICEICDGYIKDLEQLRNHMQWIHKVKIHPKMIYNRPPLNCQKCQFRFFTDQGLERHLLGSHGLVTSSMQEAANKGKDGGRCPVCGRVYQWKLLNHVARDHNMSLKPAHLSYKCTVCTATFGMYKQFENHVYSAHSVVAKRVMDKKPSTSAQPSTSSQGDMLKPLKINDEITIIPQPARTKTKPTGSNRNPQKKV, encoded by the exons ATGGCATCTACTGTGTCTGAGAATGGTGATACTAGAGAAGAATTGGCTCAATCAACAGAGAACA GTGGGCTTAAAGTGAATGGAGAAGTTAACGGCTCCTATGAGGAACCAATGGAGGTGGATGATGATTGCCCTGTCAAGtctgttaaaaaagtaaattctaGTGATATTAACTGTATTAGTGAAACAGCGGAATCGGATAGTCATAGTGAATCAGacttaaatcaacaaaaaaattcGGTTAGTGAAGACAGTATAGCGGAAATTAACACAGAAGTTGAAAGTGAAGTGCCTGAAGTTGATGAAGCAACATCAAGTAATGGTTATGGTGAACAACATgaagaaagtaaaaatgaagaagaggaAGAAGAAAATACTTTAGAGGAGAAACTGGAAGGAAGTGATGATAGAAACATGGAAAATTCAGAAGGTAATGTTGAAGATGAGGATGTAATGTTAATGGAAGAAGATGAACCTCAAGATCCTCTAGCAGCTGACACAAACTCAGTGGAAGAGGCTGatgaagttaatattaaagataCTGTAATGGAATCTTCTGATAATGAACACATAGATAGTGAAGAAAATGATCCTTTTGCCGCAGAAAATGATCAAAGTgaaagtttagaaaataatgaaaattataataatgaagaTGAGAAGACAGAAGATTTATCCAAAAAACACGATaataacgaaaaaaataaaaattctgaagAAGAGTCAAAGAAAATGAATACTGAGGAATCTCCAGAAACTGAAGAAAATTCGGAGAAAATTGAGACTGAGAAAGTAGAAGAAGATAAGGAAGATGATAAGAATGAAGATTCATTTGATAAATCCAAGTCTGAAGAGGATAGTGAAAAAACACCAGAGAaaggaaagaaaaagaaaatacagCAACAACCAATAAATATCACTCCAAGACGGAGTTCCCGCAACGTTAATAAAcctaaaacttatattaatgaGCCAGATATTAAAGGTAACTCAATTCCAGCAAAAAAGGCATCCTCAGATGATCCAGATATAGAAGAAATTGTGCCACAAGATCCCTTGGCAATGGATTCTCCTGTTTCTGACAAAAAGAACAAAAAGACTGTTGTTGTTAATGATCCTAAAAGATTAGTAGAGATTGCAAGTGGTAATAAGCAATCACAACCTGGTAAAAAAGAACCAACTCTTGTTATAATTGATACAAACTCAATACTGTCTGGTAGAGGTCCTGTGCCAGTGTCTCCTTCCCCACCCTTAGCTCATTCTTCAAATGTGGCCAGCTCGTCTCGAACTCAAGGCTATTCTGTTCTGCCAATGGCACTACCTGCCCAAGGCATGTATCCTCAGGCTATTAGACATTCACAGATGAAACCAGTTGTCATGCCTCAGGGAAATTTACCAGTAACACCTCCTCCATCTTCCCAAAAGCCTCCAGTAATTCTTCCCTCCCTTACAGATGATATGTATGTTGTAGAAGCTCCTTCGTTTATAGTTCCATACGTATACGAAAAACCACCCATTAAACCATTAAAGAATTTTGTTGATCAGGTTGAACAAGCCATTAAAGAAATAAAGGCTCAGCtggaaaaagaaaaagtaaaagaaGAAGATAACAAAAAAGGAGATGATAGTAAAACGAATGATGAGAGTGACAAAAAAGGAGAAGATAAAGATGAAAAGGACGAAAATGTTGATAAAGAAGCTAGTAAAGAGGAAAAAGAAGTTAAAGAAGACAAAGAAGAAAAAATGGAAGTGGATTCTGAGGAGACAAAGACTTCCAAAGATGGTGAAGGATCTGTATCAACAGACGATAAAGAAACCAAAGATTCAGAAAAAACTACTGAAGCCAAGAGTGCTGAAAGCAAAACAGATTGTGAAAAATTAGGTGAAGATGTGAAATCCGAAGAAGGAGAGAAAACAAAGAAACAGAGTAACTCATACTTTGATAATCCTCTAGGTAAATTCTTTATCCAAATAGGTGTAAACTTGGTACAAGAGCATGTACAGACAGATTTGTTGAGGTCTCAGAAAAGGAAAAAAGAGAGGGAAGGCTCAAAGTGTACACCGGAAGTGCAGCAAGCCATGAACTCTTTAATACGAAGTTTAGAATTTAGTAAAGAGACAAATGAACCTTTTAAATTAGAACTGAAAAAGTGTGAATTTTGCAGTTTTAAGACAGAATCTGCATTAGTAATGGCTCACCATTTGGAGACCCCACACATGCGTAACTACGTTTATAGGTGTAATTTCTGTCCGTTGGAAGTAAGGAGTCCTCATGACATCTTATACCACATGGAGGCGGAACACAATGTGAGGGGACGGCTCGAGAGAGCACCTGCATTCCATCAGTGTCCTAGCTGTCCTTTTGAAGACAACCAGAAGGGTAAACTGAGCAGGCATCTACTCTCATGTGCCAAAAAGTATCGACCAGAAAGAAACCAG GAGCCACCATTAGACTTTGAGCCTCCTGCTAAGATTCCACGGGTGTCTCGTAACCGACCCACCATGTCGCCGGGCACGCCCGTGTACCAGGCAGCAATGTCAGGACTGAAGCAGGGACCGGGTCATCCTCTCTTACCCAAGCTCGTACCAGCCCCGACCCCTCCAGGTCTCATCCGAGGACGTGGTCGGCCGCAGATGATCAACAGGTATTTGGGCGACATGCGCTCACCAGCCCTTGCTGCTCAGCAGAAGGCTATGGCTGCTCAAATGCGACCAG GAATGATTTACCGGCCATCTGGATCTAATGCTCAGCCGCAGGTGTTGCTGCCTGCGTCGTACCAGCTTGCAGGCACTCAGCTGTATCAG GTGAGCAACCACAGTCGCGGACTGGGCTCAGCTCCATCTCTCGTTCTACCTGCACAG aATGCGGCTGCAGTGGCCAGCAAGGCAGCAGCAGCGGCGGCGGCGGCGTCAGTGCCTGCAGTGGGAGCGACGACAGCCAAGCTGTTACAGCAGCCCAGCATCTCCATTACTCCTCTGCCTCGCCAGGCACCCCCACCTCCAGCCCCCTCACATCCATCTCCCCCTACCAACAAACCTGGCCGCCCTGCTGGTGGGAGCAAGGCCACCTTCGTCATCTGTGAGATCTGCGACGGCTACATCAAG GATCTGGAACAGCTGCGGAACCACATGCAGTGGATACACAAGGTGAAGATCCATCCCAAGATGATCTACAACCGGCCACCACTCAATTGTCAGAAGTGCCAGTTCCGTTTCTTCACAGACCAGGGCCTTGAGCGCCATCTGCTGGGCAGCCATGGCTTGGTCACCAGTAGCATGCAGGAGGCCGCCAACAAGGGCAAGGATGGTGGCCGTTGTCCTGTCTGTGGCAGG
- the LOC124358031 gene encoding MOG interacting and ectopic P-granules protein 1 isoform X3: MASTVSENGDTREELAQSTENSGLKVNGEVNGSYEEPMEVDDDCPVKSVKKVNSSDINCISETAESDSHSESDLNQQKNSVSEDSIAEINTEVESEVPEVDEATSSNGYGEQHEESKNEEEEEENTLEEKLEGSDDRNMENSEGNVEDEDVMLMEEDEPQDPLAADTNSVEEADEVNIKDTVMESSDNEHIDSEENDPFAAENDQSESLENNENYNNEDEKTEDLSKKHDNNEKNKNSEEESKKMNTEESPETEENSEKIETEKVEEDKEDDKNEDSFDKSKSEEDSEKTPEKGKKKKIQQQPINITPRRSSRNVNKPKTYINEPDIKGNSIPAKKASSDDPDIEEIVPQDPLAMDSPVSDKKNKKTVVVNDPKRLVEIASGNKQSQPGKKEPTLVIIDTNSILSGRGPVPVSPSPPLAHSSNVASSSRTQGYSVLPMALPAQGMYPQAIRHSQMKPVVMPQGNLPVTPPPSSQKPPVILPSLTDDMYVVEAPSFIVPYVYEKPPIKPLKNFVDQVEQAIKEIKAQLEKEKVKEEDNKKGDDSKTNDESDKKGEDKDEKDENVDKEASKEEKEVKEDKEEKMEVDSEETKTSKDGEGSVSTDDKETKDSEKTTEAKSAESKTDCEKLGEDVKSEEGEKTKKQSNSYFDNPLGKFFIQIGVNLVQEHVQTDLLRSQKRKKEREGSKCTPEVQQAMNSLIRSLEFSKETNEPFKLELKKCEFCSFKTESALVMAHHLETPHMRNYVYRCNFCPLEVRSPHDILYHMEAEHNVRGRLERAPAFHQCPSCPFEDNQKGKLSRHLLSCAKKYRPERNQEPPLDFEPPAKIPRVSRNRPTMSPGTPVYQAAMSGLKQGPGHPLLPKLVPAPTPPGLIRGRGRPQMINRYLGDMRSPALAAQQKAMAAQMRPGMIYRPSGSNAQPQVLLPASYQLAGTQLYQDQMSLYQQMNAAAVASKAAAAAAAASVPAVGATTAKLLQQPSISITPLPRQAPPPPAPSHPSPPTNKPGRPAGGSKATFVICEICDGYIKDLEQLRNHMQWIHKVKIHPKMIYNRPPLNCQKCQFRFFTDQGLERHLLGSHGLVTSSMQEAANKGKDGGRCPVCGRVYQWKLLNHVARDHNMSLKPAHLSYKCTVCTATFGMYKQFENHVYSAHSVVAKRVMDKKPSTSAQPSTSSQGDMLKPLKINDEITIIPQPARTKTKPTGSNRNPQKKV; this comes from the exons ATGGCATCTACTGTGTCTGAGAATGGTGATACTAGAGAAGAATTGGCTCAATCAACAGAGAACA GTGGGCTTAAAGTGAATGGAGAAGTTAACGGCTCCTATGAGGAACCAATGGAGGTGGATGATGATTGCCCTGTCAAGtctgttaaaaaagtaaattctaGTGATATTAACTGTATTAGTGAAACAGCGGAATCGGATAGTCATAGTGAATCAGacttaaatcaacaaaaaaattcGGTTAGTGAAGACAGTATAGCGGAAATTAACACAGAAGTTGAAAGTGAAGTGCCTGAAGTTGATGAAGCAACATCAAGTAATGGTTATGGTGAACAACATgaagaaagtaaaaatgaagaagaggaAGAAGAAAATACTTTAGAGGAGAAACTGGAAGGAAGTGATGATAGAAACATGGAAAATTCAGAAGGTAATGTTGAAGATGAGGATGTAATGTTAATGGAAGAAGATGAACCTCAAGATCCTCTAGCAGCTGACACAAACTCAGTGGAAGAGGCTGatgaagttaatattaaagataCTGTAATGGAATCTTCTGATAATGAACACATAGATAGTGAAGAAAATGATCCTTTTGCCGCAGAAAATGATCAAAGTgaaagtttagaaaataatgaaaattataataatgaagaTGAGAAGACAGAAGATTTATCCAAAAAACACGATaataacgaaaaaaataaaaattctgaagAAGAGTCAAAGAAAATGAATACTGAGGAATCTCCAGAAACTGAAGAAAATTCGGAGAAAATTGAGACTGAGAAAGTAGAAGAAGATAAGGAAGATGATAAGAATGAAGATTCATTTGATAAATCCAAGTCTGAAGAGGATAGTGAAAAAACACCAGAGAaaggaaagaaaaagaaaatacagCAACAACCAATAAATATCACTCCAAGACGGAGTTCCCGCAACGTTAATAAAcctaaaacttatattaatgaGCCAGATATTAAAGGTAACTCAATTCCAGCAAAAAAGGCATCCTCAGATGATCCAGATATAGAAGAAATTGTGCCACAAGATCCCTTGGCAATGGATTCTCCTGTTTCTGACAAAAAGAACAAAAAGACTGTTGTTGTTAATGATCCTAAAAGATTAGTAGAGATTGCAAGTGGTAATAAGCAATCACAACCTGGTAAAAAAGAACCAACTCTTGTTATAATTGATACAAACTCAATACTGTCTGGTAGAGGTCCTGTGCCAGTGTCTCCTTCCCCACCCTTAGCTCATTCTTCAAATGTGGCCAGCTCGTCTCGAACTCAAGGCTATTCTGTTCTGCCAATGGCACTACCTGCCCAAGGCATGTATCCTCAGGCTATTAGACATTCACAGATGAAACCAGTTGTCATGCCTCAGGGAAATTTACCAGTAACACCTCCTCCATCTTCCCAAAAGCCTCCAGTAATTCTTCCCTCCCTTACAGATGATATGTATGTTGTAGAAGCTCCTTCGTTTATAGTTCCATACGTATACGAAAAACCACCCATTAAACCATTAAAGAATTTTGTTGATCAGGTTGAACAAGCCATTAAAGAAATAAAGGCTCAGCtggaaaaagaaaaagtaaaagaaGAAGATAACAAAAAAGGAGATGATAGTAAAACGAATGATGAGAGTGACAAAAAAGGAGAAGATAAAGATGAAAAGGACGAAAATGTTGATAAAGAAGCTAGTAAAGAGGAAAAAGAAGTTAAAGAAGACAAAGAAGAAAAAATGGAAGTGGATTCTGAGGAGACAAAGACTTCCAAAGATGGTGAAGGATCTGTATCAACAGACGATAAAGAAACCAAAGATTCAGAAAAAACTACTGAAGCCAAGAGTGCTGAAAGCAAAACAGATTGTGAAAAATTAGGTGAAGATGTGAAATCCGAAGAAGGAGAGAAAACAAAGAAACAGAGTAACTCATACTTTGATAATCCTCTAGGTAAATTCTTTATCCAAATAGGTGTAAACTTGGTACAAGAGCATGTACAGACAGATTTGTTGAGGTCTCAGAAAAGGAAAAAAGAGAGGGAAGGCTCAAAGTGTACACCGGAAGTGCAGCAAGCCATGAACTCTTTAATACGAAGTTTAGAATTTAGTAAAGAGACAAATGAACCTTTTAAATTAGAACTGAAAAAGTGTGAATTTTGCAGTTTTAAGACAGAATCTGCATTAGTAATGGCTCACCATTTGGAGACCCCACACATGCGTAACTACGTTTATAGGTGTAATTTCTGTCCGTTGGAAGTAAGGAGTCCTCATGACATCTTATACCACATGGAGGCGGAACACAATGTGAGGGGACGGCTCGAGAGAGCACCTGCATTCCATCAGTGTCCTAGCTGTCCTTTTGAAGACAACCAGAAGGGTAAACTGAGCAGGCATCTACTCTCATGTGCCAAAAAGTATCGACCAGAAAGAAACCAG GAGCCACCATTAGACTTTGAGCCTCCTGCTAAGATTCCACGGGTGTCTCGTAACCGACCCACCATGTCGCCGGGCACGCCCGTGTACCAGGCAGCAATGTCAGGACTGAAGCAGGGACCGGGTCATCCTCTCTTACCCAAGCTCGTACCAGCCCCGACCCCTCCAGGTCTCATCCGAGGACGTGGTCGGCCGCAGATGATCAACAGGTATTTGGGCGACATGCGCTCACCAGCCCTTGCTGCTCAGCAGAAGGCTATGGCTGCTCAAATGCGACCAG GAATGATTTACCGGCCATCTGGATCTAATGCTCAGCCGCAGGTGTTGCTGCCTGCGTCGTACCAGCTTGCAGGCACTCAGCTGTATCAG GATCAAATGTCCCTTTATCAGCAAATG aATGCGGCTGCAGTGGCCAGCAAGGCAGCAGCAGCGGCGGCGGCGGCGTCAGTGCCTGCAGTGGGAGCGACGACAGCCAAGCTGTTACAGCAGCCCAGCATCTCCATTACTCCTCTGCCTCGCCAGGCACCCCCACCTCCAGCCCCCTCACATCCATCTCCCCCTACCAACAAACCTGGCCGCCCTGCTGGTGGGAGCAAGGCCACCTTCGTCATCTGTGAGATCTGCGACGGCTACATCAAG GATCTGGAACAGCTGCGGAACCACATGCAGTGGATACACAAGGTGAAGATCCATCCCAAGATGATCTACAACCGGCCACCACTCAATTGTCAGAAGTGCCAGTTCCGTTTCTTCACAGACCAGGGCCTTGAGCGCCATCTGCTGGGCAGCCATGGCTTGGTCACCAGTAGCATGCAGGAGGCCGCCAACAAGGGCAAGGATGGTGGCCGTTGTCCTGTCTGTGGCAGG
- the LOC124358031 gene encoding MOG interacting and ectopic P-granules protein 1 isoform X1 produces MASTVSENGDTREELAQSTENSGLKVNGEVNGSYEEPMEVDDDCPVKSVKKVNSSDINCISETAESDSHSESDLNQQKNSVSEDSIAEINTEVESEVPEVDEATSSNGYGEQHEESKNEEEEEENTLEEKLEGSDDRNMENSEGNVEDEDVMLMEEDEPQDPLAADTNSVEEADEVNIKDTVMESSDNEHIDSEENDPFAAENDQSESLENNENYNNEDEKTEDLSKKHDNNEKNKNSEEESKKMNTEESPETEENSEKIETEKVEEDKEDDKNEDSFDKSKSEEDSEKTPEKGKKKKIQQQPINITPRRSSRNVNKPKTYINEPDIKGNSIPAKKASSDDPDIEEIVPQDPLAMDSPVSDKKNKKTVVVNDPKRLVEIASGNKQSQPGKKEPTLVIIDTNSILSGRGPVPVSPSPPLAHSSNVASSSRTQGYSVLPMALPAQGMYPQAIRHSQMKPVVMPQGNLPVTPPPSSQKPPVILPSLTDDMYVVEAPSFIVPYVYEKPPIKPLKNFVDQVEQAIKEIKAQLEKEKVKEEDNKKGDDSKTNDESDKKGEDKDEKDENVDKEASKEEKEVKEDKEEKMEVDSEETKTSKDGEGSVSTDDKETKDSEKTTEAKSAESKTDCEKLGEDVKSEEGEKTKKQSNSYFDNPLGKFFIQIGVNLVQEHVQTDLLRSQKRKKEREGSKCTPEVQQAMNSLIRSLEFSKETNEPFKLELKKCEFCSFKTESALVMAHHLETPHMRNYVYRCNFCPLEVRSPHDILYHMEAEHNVRGRLERAPAFHQCPSCPFEDNQKGKLSRHLLSCAKKYRPERNQEPPLDFEPPAKIPRVSRNRPTMSPGTPVYQAAMSGLKQGPGHPLLPKLVPAPTPPGLIRGRGRPQMINRYLGDMRSPALAAQQKAMAAQMRPGMIYRPSGSNAQPQVLLPASYQLAGTQLYQDQMSLYQQMVSNHSRGLGSAPSLVLPAQNAAAVASKAAAAAAAASVPAVGATTAKLLQQPSISITPLPRQAPPPPAPSHPSPPTNKPGRPAGGSKATFVICEICDGYIKDLEQLRNHMQWIHKVKIHPKMIYNRPPLNCQKCQFRFFTDQGLERHLLGSHGLVTSSMQEAANKGKDGGRCPVCGRVYQWKLLNHVARDHNMSLKPAHLSYKCTVCTATFGMYKQFENHVYSAHSVVAKRVMDKKPSTSAQPSTSSQGDMLKPLKINDEITIIPQPARTKTKPTGSNRNPQKKV; encoded by the exons ATGGCATCTACTGTGTCTGAGAATGGTGATACTAGAGAAGAATTGGCTCAATCAACAGAGAACA GTGGGCTTAAAGTGAATGGAGAAGTTAACGGCTCCTATGAGGAACCAATGGAGGTGGATGATGATTGCCCTGTCAAGtctgttaaaaaagtaaattctaGTGATATTAACTGTATTAGTGAAACAGCGGAATCGGATAGTCATAGTGAATCAGacttaaatcaacaaaaaaattcGGTTAGTGAAGACAGTATAGCGGAAATTAACACAGAAGTTGAAAGTGAAGTGCCTGAAGTTGATGAAGCAACATCAAGTAATGGTTATGGTGAACAACATgaagaaagtaaaaatgaagaagaggaAGAAGAAAATACTTTAGAGGAGAAACTGGAAGGAAGTGATGATAGAAACATGGAAAATTCAGAAGGTAATGTTGAAGATGAGGATGTAATGTTAATGGAAGAAGATGAACCTCAAGATCCTCTAGCAGCTGACACAAACTCAGTGGAAGAGGCTGatgaagttaatattaaagataCTGTAATGGAATCTTCTGATAATGAACACATAGATAGTGAAGAAAATGATCCTTTTGCCGCAGAAAATGATCAAAGTgaaagtttagaaaataatgaaaattataataatgaagaTGAGAAGACAGAAGATTTATCCAAAAAACACGATaataacgaaaaaaataaaaattctgaagAAGAGTCAAAGAAAATGAATACTGAGGAATCTCCAGAAACTGAAGAAAATTCGGAGAAAATTGAGACTGAGAAAGTAGAAGAAGATAAGGAAGATGATAAGAATGAAGATTCATTTGATAAATCCAAGTCTGAAGAGGATAGTGAAAAAACACCAGAGAaaggaaagaaaaagaaaatacagCAACAACCAATAAATATCACTCCAAGACGGAGTTCCCGCAACGTTAATAAAcctaaaacttatattaatgaGCCAGATATTAAAGGTAACTCAATTCCAGCAAAAAAGGCATCCTCAGATGATCCAGATATAGAAGAAATTGTGCCACAAGATCCCTTGGCAATGGATTCTCCTGTTTCTGACAAAAAGAACAAAAAGACTGTTGTTGTTAATGATCCTAAAAGATTAGTAGAGATTGCAAGTGGTAATAAGCAATCACAACCTGGTAAAAAAGAACCAACTCTTGTTATAATTGATACAAACTCAATACTGTCTGGTAGAGGTCCTGTGCCAGTGTCTCCTTCCCCACCCTTAGCTCATTCTTCAAATGTGGCCAGCTCGTCTCGAACTCAAGGCTATTCTGTTCTGCCAATGGCACTACCTGCCCAAGGCATGTATCCTCAGGCTATTAGACATTCACAGATGAAACCAGTTGTCATGCCTCAGGGAAATTTACCAGTAACACCTCCTCCATCTTCCCAAAAGCCTCCAGTAATTCTTCCCTCCCTTACAGATGATATGTATGTTGTAGAAGCTCCTTCGTTTATAGTTCCATACGTATACGAAAAACCACCCATTAAACCATTAAAGAATTTTGTTGATCAGGTTGAACAAGCCATTAAAGAAATAAAGGCTCAGCtggaaaaagaaaaagtaaaagaaGAAGATAACAAAAAAGGAGATGATAGTAAAACGAATGATGAGAGTGACAAAAAAGGAGAAGATAAAGATGAAAAGGACGAAAATGTTGATAAAGAAGCTAGTAAAGAGGAAAAAGAAGTTAAAGAAGACAAAGAAGAAAAAATGGAAGTGGATTCTGAGGAGACAAAGACTTCCAAAGATGGTGAAGGATCTGTATCAACAGACGATAAAGAAACCAAAGATTCAGAAAAAACTACTGAAGCCAAGAGTGCTGAAAGCAAAACAGATTGTGAAAAATTAGGTGAAGATGTGAAATCCGAAGAAGGAGAGAAAACAAAGAAACAGAGTAACTCATACTTTGATAATCCTCTAGGTAAATTCTTTATCCAAATAGGTGTAAACTTGGTACAAGAGCATGTACAGACAGATTTGTTGAGGTCTCAGAAAAGGAAAAAAGAGAGGGAAGGCTCAAAGTGTACACCGGAAGTGCAGCAAGCCATGAACTCTTTAATACGAAGTTTAGAATTTAGTAAAGAGACAAATGAACCTTTTAAATTAGAACTGAAAAAGTGTGAATTTTGCAGTTTTAAGACAGAATCTGCATTAGTAATGGCTCACCATTTGGAGACCCCACACATGCGTAACTACGTTTATAGGTGTAATTTCTGTCCGTTGGAAGTAAGGAGTCCTCATGACATCTTATACCACATGGAGGCGGAACACAATGTGAGGGGACGGCTCGAGAGAGCACCTGCATTCCATCAGTGTCCTAGCTGTCCTTTTGAAGACAACCAGAAGGGTAAACTGAGCAGGCATCTACTCTCATGTGCCAAAAAGTATCGACCAGAAAGAAACCAG GAGCCACCATTAGACTTTGAGCCTCCTGCTAAGATTCCACGGGTGTCTCGTAACCGACCCACCATGTCGCCGGGCACGCCCGTGTACCAGGCAGCAATGTCAGGACTGAAGCAGGGACCGGGTCATCCTCTCTTACCCAAGCTCGTACCAGCCCCGACCCCTCCAGGTCTCATCCGAGGACGTGGTCGGCCGCAGATGATCAACAGGTATTTGGGCGACATGCGCTCACCAGCCCTTGCTGCTCAGCAGAAGGCTATGGCTGCTCAAATGCGACCAG GAATGATTTACCGGCCATCTGGATCTAATGCTCAGCCGCAGGTGTTGCTGCCTGCGTCGTACCAGCTTGCAGGCACTCAGCTGTATCAG GATCAAATGTCCCTTTATCAGCAAATG GTGAGCAACCACAGTCGCGGACTGGGCTCAGCTCCATCTCTCGTTCTACCTGCACAG aATGCGGCTGCAGTGGCCAGCAAGGCAGCAGCAGCGGCGGCGGCGGCGTCAGTGCCTGCAGTGGGAGCGACGACAGCCAAGCTGTTACAGCAGCCCAGCATCTCCATTACTCCTCTGCCTCGCCAGGCACCCCCACCTCCAGCCCCCTCACATCCATCTCCCCCTACCAACAAACCTGGCCGCCCTGCTGGTGGGAGCAAGGCCACCTTCGTCATCTGTGAGATCTGCGACGGCTACATCAAG GATCTGGAACAGCTGCGGAACCACATGCAGTGGATACACAAGGTGAAGATCCATCCCAAGATGATCTACAACCGGCCACCACTCAATTGTCAGAAGTGCCAGTTCCGTTTCTTCACAGACCAGGGCCTTGAGCGCCATCTGCTGGGCAGCCATGGCTTGGTCACCAGTAGCATGCAGGAGGCCGCCAACAAGGGCAAGGATGGTGGCCGTTGTCCTGTCTGTGGCAGG